One Pseudorhodoplanes sinuspersici DNA segment encodes these proteins:
- a CDS encoding alpha/beta family hydrolase: MFLTNGPERAKVTLLLAHGAGAPMDSASMSAMATTLAQAGLRVARFEFDYMAGRRSSPIRKPPPRAEKLIPEYIAAIGALEAKSPLIIGGKSMGGRIASMIADDLYAAGRIAGLLCLGYPFHPVGKPDQLRTSHLADLQTPTLMVQGTRDPFGTKEEVSGYPLSKKIEVLWLEDGDHDLRPRKSVSGFSASDHLRTLAEAVSHWADKLANEKPR, encoded by the coding sequence ATGTTTCTGACCAACGGCCCAGAACGAGCGAAAGTGACGCTACTTCTGGCGCATGGCGCCGGCGCGCCGATGGACTCCGCGTCGATGAGCGCGATGGCGACCACCTTGGCGCAAGCCGGCTTGCGTGTTGCCCGATTCGAGTTCGATTATATGGCTGGCCGCCGCAGTTCACCCATCCGCAAGCCGCCTCCGCGAGCGGAGAAGCTCATTCCCGAATACATCGCCGCAATAGGCGCACTGGAGGCAAAAAGCCCGCTCATCATCGGTGGCAAATCGATGGGTGGCCGCATCGCCAGCATGATCGCCGACGATCTTTATGCAGCCGGCCGCATCGCCGGACTGTTGTGCCTTGGATATCCGTTTCATCCCGTGGGTAAACCCGACCAGCTGCGCACCAGCCACTTAGCTGACCTACAGACGCCGACGCTTATGGTTCAGGGCACACGCGACCCGTTCGGGACGAAGGAAGAGGTCTCCGGCTATCCGCTGTCCAAGAAAATCGAGGTCCTTTGGTTGGAAGACGGCGATCATGATCTCAGGCCACGCAAAAGTGTGTCAGGCTTTTCCGCGTCCGATCATCTTCGGACATTGGCAGAGGCCGTCTCGCACTGGGCCGACAAACTTGCCAATGAGAAGCCTCGGTGA
- the xth gene encoding exodeoxyribonuclease III, translating into MKIATFNVNGVNGRIVPLLRWLEEAAPDVVCLQELKAPDDRFPIGVIEKAGYGAIWHGQKSWNGVAILARGTQPIETRRGLPGDPDDSHSRYIEAAVAGIVIGCLYLPNGNPAPGPKFDYKLRWFERLTEYAASLLKLGVPVVLAGDYNVMPTELDVYKPERWIDDALFRPEVRTAFHALVAQGWTDALRAMHPDERIYTFWDYFRNAFGRNAGLRLDHFLLSPSVAKRLVAAGVDRDVRGWEKASDHAPAWITLSDASGNRRTLSTVRRRQPVRSL; encoded by the coding sequence GTGAAGATTGCCACCTTCAACGTCAACGGCGTCAACGGGCGAATAGTGCCCTTGCTGCGTTGGCTCGAAGAAGCCGCTCCCGACGTTGTCTGTCTTCAGGAATTGAAAGCGCCGGACGATCGTTTTCCCATCGGGGTCATCGAAAAGGCCGGCTATGGCGCCATCTGGCATGGCCAAAAAAGCTGGAATGGCGTTGCCATCTTGGCGCGAGGCACGCAACCGATAGAAACTCGACGCGGCCTGCCGGGCGATCCTGACGACAGCCACAGCCGCTATATCGAAGCGGCGGTTGCGGGCATCGTTATCGGGTGCCTGTATCTTCCCAATGGGAATCCAGCGCCTGGACCGAAGTTTGATTACAAGCTTCGCTGGTTCGAGCGTTTGACCGAGTATGCTGCATCGTTGCTCAAGCTTGGCGTACCTGTTGTTTTGGCCGGCGACTATAATGTCATGCCGACCGAACTCGACGTCTACAAACCGGAGCGTTGGATTGATGACGCCTTGTTTCGTCCCGAGGTCAGAACCGCTTTTCACGCCCTTGTTGCGCAAGGCTGGACCGATGCGCTGCGCGCAATGCATCCGGATGAACGCATTTACACGTTCTGGGATTATTTCCGGAATGCCTTCGGCCGCAATGCTGGCCTTCGGCTTGATCACTTTCTCCTGAGCCCGTCAGTTGCAAAACGCCTCGTTGCTGCAGGCGTCGACCGGGACGTGCGCGGTTGGGAAAAGGCCAGCGATCACGCGCCAGCCTGGATCACACTGTCGGATGCTTCCGGCAACCGCCGCACACTTTCGACAGTAAGACGACGGCAGCCGGTCAGATCCTTGTAA
- a CDS encoding monovalent cation/H+ antiporter subunit A, producing the protein MKLALIVLIPFIGALVPPLAMKAGRNVCTAATAAVTALALVILLSEIPGVYSGDVARTGVAWLPQLGLSFSFFVDGLGLFFAALILTIGLLIILYARFYLDRTDSLGRFFCYLLLFQGSMVGIVLSDNILLLVVFWELTSLSSFLLIGYWYHLPASRAGALMALVVTGAGGLALMGGMLLLGHIAGSFELSEILTRGETVKASPLYLPALLLILLGAFTKSAQFPFHFWLPHAMAAPTPVSAYLHSATMVKAGIFLLARLWPVLSGTQEWFLIVSMTGLVTMVIAAWIALFKDDLKALLAFSTVSHLGLLTMLLGFGTRIAVVAAVFHVLNHATFKAALFMSAGIVDHEAGTRDIRRLGGLYYLMPITSGLAIIAAASMAGVPLLNGFLSKEMMLEEASHTVYAGQAWLFPLFATIGALLSAAYSARLIFRVFLGPKRSDYPLHPHDPPFGMWLPVALLIIPVIAIGVMPATFAGLVVEQTARAAAGGALPDYHLALWHGLTPALAMSALALVGGLMLLWAYPAANRVRLAVPRPEAMTMFKSSVAGIVRTSRAILSDIDNGRLPRYLGVIIGSIGVLALVGFLGANPAPVAGDRATLPATLPAVTGWLVLLLACGLIIQRHYDRLTALIITSIVGLVVSLAFLQFSAPDLALTQISVEVVTTILLLLAINLLPRTTPDEIPLRAKLGAGGLAMLVGIGVAALAYAVMTRSFETISGYHIEQSKPGGGGTNVVNVILVDFRGYDTFGEIIVLAVAALTIFALLDSAMHGAAGRRLARVRFDQQAHDPHPLMLTVVARILLPLSLMVGVYILLRGHNMPGGGFIAGLIVAIAFLMQYMASGYVWAHRRARFDAHVMIGGGVMIAGATGMASLLFDRPFLTSTFDYFHLPIFGEVELASAMAFDIGVFFTVVGTCLLSLATLSRVEERAEEASRRAEARV; encoded by the coding sequence ATGAAACTTGCCCTTATTGTCTTAATCCCTTTCATCGGCGCACTGGTCCCGCCGCTCGCCATGAAGGCCGGGCGGAACGTGTGCACAGCCGCAACGGCCGCGGTTACGGCACTCGCCCTTGTCATCCTGCTCTCGGAGATCCCGGGCGTCTATTCCGGAGACGTTGCGCGAACGGGCGTCGCATGGTTGCCACAGCTTGGCCTCTCGTTCTCGTTCTTCGTTGACGGGCTTGGGCTGTTTTTTGCGGCACTGATCCTCACGATCGGCCTGCTGATCATTCTCTATGCCCGCTTCTATCTCGATCGTACGGACTCGCTCGGGCGGTTCTTCTGCTATCTTCTGCTCTTCCAGGGTTCGATGGTCGGCATCGTCCTGAGCGACAATATCCTCCTTCTGGTTGTATTCTGGGAGCTCACCAGTCTCAGCTCGTTTCTGCTGATTGGCTATTGGTATCACCTGCCGGCCTCGCGCGCGGGCGCACTCATGGCATTGGTGGTCACCGGTGCTGGCGGGCTCGCGCTGATGGGCGGGATGCTGCTGCTTGGACATATCGCCGGCAGCTTCGAATTGAGCGAAATCCTGACACGCGGCGAGACGGTTAAAGCTTCGCCGCTTTATCTGCCGGCGCTGCTGCTGATCCTGCTCGGTGCCTTCACCAAGTCGGCACAGTTCCCCTTTCACTTCTGGTTGCCGCATGCGATGGCCGCACCGACACCGGTGTCTGCCTATCTGCATTCGGCAACAATGGTGAAGGCCGGTATCTTCCTGCTCGCCCGTTTGTGGCCGGTCCTGTCCGGCACGCAGGAATGGTTCCTGATCGTATCGATGACCGGCCTTGTCACGATGGTCATCGCGGCGTGGATCGCACTGTTCAAGGACGACCTGAAAGCGTTGCTCGCCTTTTCCACCGTGAGCCATCTCGGCCTGCTGACAATGCTGCTCGGCTTCGGCACCCGCATCGCAGTGGTCGCCGCCGTATTCCACGTCCTCAATCACGCAACGTTCAAGGCGGCATTGTTTATGTCCGCCGGCATCGTGGATCATGAGGCCGGCACCCGCGACATCCGCAGGCTTGGCGGTTTGTACTATCTCATGCCGATCACCTCGGGCCTGGCCATCATCGCTGCGGCGTCGATGGCCGGAGTGCCCCTGTTGAACGGATTCCTGTCGAAGGAAATGATGCTGGAGGAGGCATCGCACACGGTTTACGCCGGCCAGGCTTGGCTCTTTCCGCTTTTTGCCACCATCGGAGCGCTTCTGTCGGCGGCCTATTCCGCGCGGCTCATTTTCCGGGTCTTCCTTGGTCCGAAGCGGAGCGATTATCCGCTCCATCCCCATGACCCGCCATTCGGCATGTGGCTGCCGGTGGCGCTGCTAATCATTCCGGTCATCGCCATCGGGGTGATGCCTGCGACATTCGCCGGATTGGTCGTGGAACAGACCGCGCGTGCGGCCGCAGGCGGTGCCCTGCCGGACTATCATCTTGCCTTGTGGCACGGCCTGACGCCGGCGCTGGCGATGAGTGCGCTCGCTCTTGTCGGTGGACTGATGCTGCTGTGGGCCTATCCCGCGGCCAATCGCGTGCGGCTTGCGGTGCCGCGGCCTGAGGCGATGACGATGTTCAAGTCATCCGTGGCGGGGATCGTCCGGACATCGCGCGCTATTCTCAGCGACATCGATAACGGAAGATTGCCGCGCTATCTGGGCGTCATCATCGGGTCAATTGGTGTTTTGGCGCTCGTTGGATTCTTGGGCGCAAATCCCGCACCGGTTGCAGGCGATCGCGCAACTCTGCCGGCGACGCTGCCTGCCGTGACCGGCTGGCTGGTCTTGCTGCTGGCCTGCGGCCTGATCATACAGCGCCACTACGATCGGCTTACGGCACTGATCATCACCAGCATCGTCGGGCTCGTGGTCTCGCTCGCATTCCTGCAATTCTCCGCGCCCGACCTCGCACTCACCCAGATCTCCGTCGAGGTGGTCACCACGATCCTTCTCCTGCTCGCGATCAATCTCTTGCCGCGCACGACGCCTGACGAGATACCGCTGCGCGCAAAGCTGGGCGCAGGCGGACTCGCGATGCTCGTGGGAATTGGTGTGGCAGCGCTTGCCTATGCCGTGATGACGCGCAGCTTCGAGACCATTTCCGGCTATCACATCGAGCAGTCGAAACCGGGCGGCGGTGGCACCAATGTGGTGAATGTGATTCTGGTTGACTTCCGCGGCTACGACACGTTCGGCGAAATTATTGTGCTTGCGGTCGCTGCGCTGACGATTTTCGCGCTGCTCGACTCAGCGATGCATGGTGCTGCCGGCCGCCGCCTTGCACGGGTTCGTTTCGATCAGCAGGCCCACGATCCGCATCCGCTGATGCTCACGGTGGTCGCGCGCATCCTGCTTCCGCTCTCGCTGATGGTCGGCGTCTATATTCTCCTCCGGGGACATAATATGCCGGGCGGCGGGTTCATCGCCGGCCTTATCGTCGCAATCGCATTCCTGATGCAATACATGGCGAGCGGTTATGTCTGGGCGCATCGCCGCGCCCGCTTCGACGCCCATGTAATGATCGGCGGCGGCGTCATGATTGCCGGCGCAACCGGAATGGCCTCGCTTCTCTTCGACCGTCCCTTCCTGACGAGCACGTTTGACTATTTTCACTTACCCATATTCGGGGAAGTGGAACTGGCCTCCGCGATGGCATTCGACATTGGCGTATTCTTCACTGTGGTCGGCACCTGCCTGTTATCGCTCGCGACGCTGTCTCGGGTGGAGGAGCGCGCGGAGGAGGCATCACGCCGGGCGGAGGCACGCGTTTGA
- a CDS encoding Na+/H+ antiporter subunit C: protein MEFLLASGIGALTAAGLYLILLRRTFPVVIGLSFLSYAVNVFLFTMGRLVIDQPPIVNASAGGYTDPLPQALVLTAIVITFGMTALIVVLSLRAFLETGDDDVALDIQPDETSSGTPRDEVAR, encoded by the coding sequence ATGGAATTTCTCCTGGCGAGCGGGATCGGCGCGCTGACCGCGGCTGGCCTCTACCTCATTCTGCTGCGGCGAACCTTTCCCGTGGTGATCGGGCTGTCCTTTCTCTCCTACGCCGTGAACGTGTTTCTCTTCACCATGGGGCGGCTCGTCATCGACCAGCCTCCAATCGTCAACGCGTCTGCCGGCGGATACACCGACCCGTTGCCGCAGGCGCTCGTTCTGACCGCAATCGTCATCACCTTCGGCATGACAGCCTTGATCGTCGTGTTGTCTCTGCGCGCCTTTCTTGAGACGGGTGACGATGACGTGGCCCTCGATATCCAGCCCGACGAGACATCGTCTGGCACACCTCGCGACGAGGTTGCGCGATGA
- a CDS encoding monovalent cation/H+ antiporter subunit D codes for MTNQWLIIPVAIPALTAAILVLAMRYSLTGQRIVSVTATALQLAVAIGLYVLAGDGEPHTYLLGNWPAPFGIVLVLDRLAATMLLLAGLLAFGVVLAAIGEWDKRGRHFHALFQFQMLGINGAFLTGDLFNLFVFFEVLLIASYGLMLHGGGAHRMKAGFHYIAINLIGSTVFLFAVGTIYSVTGTLNMADLAVKVPHVAAANQALLAAGALLLLTVFAIKSAMVPLHWWLPPAYGSTSPPAAALFAIMTKVGAYSIIRVYTLIFGAGAGPLADIATPWILPAGILTLVLGTIGVLASRRVLDLVCYSLIASMGTLLIAIGLNSAAGLAAALYYAVQSTIASAALFLLAGLLAPEKGSRATFGWFPQYTDVFAGFYFLLAIAMVGMPPLAGFVGKLLILDAGRAASSTATVWPAILITSLLLILGFARAGIQLFWNPHPVAETPAPRDVPMAPIFVIAGMIAAVAALSVFAGPVMDDMTAAAEQLLSPQRYIAAVLRPQTAANLAGE; via the coding sequence ATGACGAATCAATGGCTCATCATACCCGTCGCGATACCCGCCCTGACAGCGGCGATCCTGGTGCTGGCCATGCGTTACAGCCTGACCGGCCAGCGCATCGTCTCGGTCACAGCGACCGCACTTCAGCTTGCTGTCGCAATCGGGCTCTATGTCCTTGCCGGCGACGGTGAGCCGCACACCTATCTGCTCGGCAATTGGCCTGCACCTTTCGGCATCGTGCTGGTGCTGGACCGGCTGGCCGCTACGATGCTGCTGCTCGCTGGGCTGCTCGCCTTCGGCGTTGTGCTGGCCGCAATCGGCGAATGGGACAAGCGCGGGCGCCATTTCCATGCCCTCTTCCAGTTTCAAATGCTCGGCATCAATGGCGCTTTCCTCACCGGCGACCTGTTCAACCTGTTCGTCTTTTTCGAGGTGCTGCTGATTGCCTCCTATGGCCTGATGCTGCATGGCGGCGGCGCCCATCGCATGAAAGCCGGCTTCCACTACATTGCGATCAACCTGATCGGGTCGACTGTTTTTCTGTTCGCCGTCGGGACAATCTATTCGGTCACCGGGACACTCAACATGGCGGATCTTGCCGTGAAGGTGCCGCACGTCGCAGCGGCCAATCAGGCGCTGCTCGCGGCCGGCGCCCTGCTGCTGCTAACCGTGTTCGCCATCAAGTCCGCGATGGTGCCGCTGCACTGGTGGCTACCGCCCGCTTACGGGTCCACGTCTCCGCCCGCCGCCGCTTTGTTCGCAATCATGACCAAAGTAGGAGCCTATTCGATCATTCGCGTCTACACGTTGATCTTCGGCGCCGGCGCCGGTCCGCTCGCCGATATCGCGACACCATGGATTCTGCCAGCCGGGATATTGACCCTTGTTCTCGGGACGATCGGCGTGCTTGCGAGCCGCCGCGTGCTCGATCTGGTTTGCTACTCGCTCATCGCCTCGATGGGGACGCTGCTGATCGCCATCGGCCTGAACAGTGCGGCCGGTCTCGCAGCCGCTCTCTACTACGCTGTGCAGAGCACCATCGCCAGTGCGGCTCTGTTTCTGCTCGCCGGTCTTCTCGCGCCCGAGAAAGGTAGCCGCGCAACATTCGGATGGTTTCCGCAATATACGGATGTATTCGCCGGCTTCTACTTCCTTCTAGCCATCGCGATGGTCGGCATGCCGCCGCTTGCGGGTTTCGTCGGTAAGCTCCTGATCCTCGATGCCGGGCGCGCGGCGTCCAGCACTGCCACAGTCTGGCCGGCGATCCTGATCACAAGCCTGCTGCTGATCCTCGGTTTCGCACGCGCCGGCATCCAGCTATTCTGGAATCCGCATCCCGTGGCCGAGACGCCGGCGCCGCGCGATGTACCGATGGCGCCAATCTTCGTCATCGCAGGCATGATCGCGGCGGTCGCCGCACTCAGCGTGTTCGCCGGCCCAGTGATGGACGACATGACAGCCGCCGCGGAGCAATTATTGTCGCCGCAGCGCTATATCGCAGCCGTGCTGCGGCCGCAGACCGCCGCGAATCTTGCGGGAGAATAG